A part of Mycolicibacterium sp. TUM20985 genomic DNA contains:
- a CDS encoding DUF1918 domain-containing protein → MKAETGDWLVVKSATTGRAEQRGLITEVHSADGTPPYVVRWLANDHDALVFPGPDAVIVTPGEQRAADERTDARLGMIQREMRHGGAAAPGRSAPGR, encoded by the coding sequence ATGAAGGCCGAGACCGGTGACTGGTTGGTGGTCAAGAGCGCAACGACGGGGCGTGCCGAGCAGCGTGGGCTGATCACCGAGGTGCATTCTGCCGACGGCACACCGCCATACGTGGTGCGATGGCTAGCCAACGATCATGACGCACTGGTCTTTCCCGGCCCGGACGCGGTCATCGTCACCCCGGGGGAGCAGCGCGCTGCAGATGAGCGCACGGATGCGCGACTTGGCATGATCCAGCGGGAGATGCGCCACGGCGGGGCGGCCGCGCCCGGCCGTTCGGCGCCGGGTCGATGA
- a CDS encoding wax ester/triacylglycerol synthase family O-acyltransferase produces the protein MHNERLSVLDAGFLEAEDSDSHVSLAIGALSILEGPPPAFADLVALIGERVQRIPRCTQVVKLHQWDWSAPEWVADTAFDIEHHVRHTGVTNPGDEPALFRVVADLMERKLDRTRPLWECWMIDGVADGQWALLIKIHHCIADGISAGSILMQMCDGDDPATFATDIHGSKTVERRPRIGLPSLNPLDWAAESWRLSTSAARTAYRVTAGAAEIAAGIVSPAAPSLTGAVSDQRRYSAARVPLADLDSVRKRFEVTINDVALAAISDSFRMALLRHGRDPKRNSLRTLIPVSLRSADSLHEPDNRVSVMLPLLPIEEADPVQRLLTVHTRLMTAKSSGQRQAGGMMVAGSNRLPFALTAWTVRLLTRLPQRGVVTVATNVPGPRERLRVMDREVVSLMPVPPIALQLRTGIAIMTYADQLVFGLIGDFDAEVSVDELAAGIGEGVQRLIDVSLVHDRSRRR, from the coding sequence ATGCACAACGAGCGCTTGTCGGTTCTGGACGCTGGATTCCTGGAGGCCGAGGACTCCGACAGTCACGTGAGCCTGGCGATCGGCGCCCTGTCGATCCTCGAGGGACCGCCGCCGGCCTTCGCCGACCTCGTCGCACTGATAGGCGAACGCGTGCAGAGGATTCCGCGCTGCACCCAGGTGGTCAAACTGCATCAGTGGGACTGGAGCGCGCCGGAATGGGTCGCCGACACCGCGTTCGACATCGAACACCACGTCCGGCACACCGGGGTGACGAACCCGGGTGACGAGCCGGCCCTCTTCCGCGTCGTCGCCGATCTGATGGAACGGAAGTTGGACCGCACCCGGCCGCTGTGGGAATGCTGGATGATCGACGGAGTCGCCGACGGCCAGTGGGCGCTGCTGATCAAGATTCATCACTGCATCGCCGACGGCATCTCCGCGGGCAGCATCCTCATGCAGATGTGCGATGGCGACGATCCCGCGACGTTCGCCACCGACATCCACGGCAGCAAGACCGTCGAGCGGCGGCCCCGAATCGGTCTGCCCAGCTTGAATCCTCTCGATTGGGCGGCCGAATCCTGGCGTCTGTCCACGAGTGCCGCGCGCACCGCGTACCGGGTGACGGCAGGAGCCGCCGAGATCGCCGCGGGGATCGTCTCACCCGCCGCGCCGTCACTCACGGGCGCGGTGAGCGACCAACGGCGCTACAGCGCCGCCCGGGTCCCGCTGGCCGACCTCGACTCGGTCCGGAAGCGTTTCGAGGTGACCATCAACGACGTGGCGCTGGCCGCGATCAGCGACAGCTTCCGGATGGCGCTGCTGCGGCATGGCCGTGATCCGAAGCGAAACTCGTTGCGCACGTTGATACCGGTGTCGTTGCGCTCCGCCGACAGCCTGCACGAGCCCGACAACCGGGTATCGGTGATGTTGCCTCTGCTCCCGATCGAGGAAGCCGACCCGGTACAACGACTGCTCACAGTGCATACCCGCTTGATGACGGCGAAGTCCAGCGGCCAGCGCCAAGCCGGCGGGATGATGGTCGCGGGGTCGAACCGTCTCCCGTTTGCGCTCACCGCATGGACGGTGCGGTTGCTCACCAGACTTCCGCAGCGCGGCGTGGTCACCGTGGCGACGAACGTTCCGGGGCCGCGTGAGCGGCTACGCGTAATGGACCGCGAGGTAGTCTCCTTGATGCCCGTGCCGCCCATCGCACTTCAGCTGCGGACGGGCATCGCCATCATGACTTATGCCGACCAATTGGTATTCGGCTTGATCGGTGACTTCGACGCCGAGGTGAGCGTCGACGAGCTAGCCGCGGGCATCGGCGAGGGCGTGCAGCGGTTGATCGACGTCTCGCTCGTCCACGATCGGTCACGCCGTCGCTGA
- a CDS encoding universal stress protein: protein MSNDSAPVVVGVDGTPSSVTAARWAGAIAHASACPLHLVHADPYFGHSMSDAAAAIRAAEIAEQRDTAAAILKAAEEAVRADFDDLSVTTMDFAEPVSAVLSRLSGHARLVVVGGPAVTPAGALLLGSTTLEVARRAMCPLVAWRGVAVAPTVQPLVVGIDGSPHGDAALAAAFALADLFGAPLRVVHCWSTLVALDEAIAPFLTDGSRLEAAERRAVTESVAAWRARYPRVEVTTFVEPYGPSQALLAHAEGAQLIVVGNRGRNALAGVLLGSTTLNLLHHSLVPVVLCHSATA, encoded by the coding sequence ATGTCCAACGATTCGGCACCCGTGGTCGTCGGCGTCGACGGCACTCCGTCGTCGGTGACGGCCGCACGTTGGGCGGGCGCGATCGCGCACGCGTCGGCGTGCCCTCTGCACCTCGTTCATGCCGATCCCTACTTCGGGCACAGCATGTCCGACGCCGCAGCGGCCATCCGCGCTGCGGAGATCGCCGAACAGAGAGACACCGCCGCCGCGATCCTCAAGGCCGCTGAGGAGGCTGTCCGTGCCGACTTCGACGACTTGAGCGTCACGACAATGGATTTCGCCGAACCCGTCAGTGCCGTCCTCTCACGTCTCAGCGGTCATGCCCGGCTCGTCGTCGTGGGCGGCCCCGCGGTGACGCCCGCAGGCGCACTGCTGCTGGGGTCCACCACACTCGAGGTGGCGAGACGCGCGATGTGCCCGCTCGTCGCATGGCGGGGTGTCGCCGTGGCGCCGACGGTGCAACCCCTGGTCGTCGGGATCGACGGCTCGCCCCACGGTGACGCGGCCCTGGCGGCAGCGTTCGCGCTGGCGGATCTGTTCGGTGCGCCGCTACGCGTCGTGCACTGTTGGTCCACATTGGTGGCCCTCGACGAGGCGATCGCTCCCTTCCTCACGGACGGAAGCCGATTGGAGGCCGCGGAGCGTCGGGCGGTGACCGAATCGGTCGCTGCATGGCGCGCGCGCTACCCTCGCGTGGAGGTGACCACCTTCGTCGAACCGTACGGCCCGAGCCAGGCCCTGCTGGCGCACGCTGAGGGGGCACAGCTGATCGTGGTGGGCAATCGAGGACGCAACGCCCTTGCCGGCGTCCTGCTCGGATCCACCACCCTGAATCTCCTGCACCACTCCCTAGTTCCGGTCGTGCTGTGCCATTCAGCGACGGCGTGA
- a CDS encoding bifunctional aminoglycoside phosphotransferase/ATP-binding protein, whose amino-acid sequence MSAASADVPVVLAPALADAQICETHTGIVFLVGDRAYKIKKPVLTDFLDFRTVESREHVCAREVALNSRLAPDSYLGLAHLSGPGCGPAEPVIVMRRYPDSLRLSSMVRRGEQVQDSLTAIAATMARFHERTDRSRQIDASATVGAVGARWQENLSELRRYVGTVVGPEPLAEIERLAVQFISGRAELFAERIAERRIVDGHGDLLADDVFCPDRGPVLLDCLEFDDGLRHVDCIDDVAFLAMDLEFLERKDLADFFLAEYRRQSGDVAHAALADFYVAYRAVVRAKIDCIRVDQGHGAAEVDARRHLDIAVNHLQTGTVRLVLVGGGPGSGKTTLARALGESMGARVISTDDVRQELREVGEIAGVVGIPDAGLYGDENVAAVYDEVLHRAAVTLARGRSVVLDGTWRDPGQRQGARDVARQHFCPVVELACTVPLLEAQRRIATRVGTNSDATPRIAGLLEAEGDDWSEFHHIDTHGPLRDSVAEAQQICCLAI is encoded by the coding sequence ATGAGTGCAGCCTCCGCGGACGTCCCGGTGGTTCTCGCACCTGCCTTGGCGGACGCCCAGATCTGCGAAACCCACACGGGTATCGTCTTCTTGGTGGGCGATCGGGCCTACAAGATCAAGAAGCCCGTCCTCACCGACTTCCTCGACTTCCGGACGGTCGAGAGCCGGGAACACGTCTGCGCCAGGGAAGTCGCGCTCAACAGCCGCCTCGCTCCCGACAGCTACCTGGGCCTAGCCCACCTGAGTGGCCCGGGATGCGGGCCCGCCGAACCGGTCATCGTCATGCGCCGGTACCCCGATTCATTGCGGTTGTCGTCGATGGTCCGCCGCGGCGAGCAGGTGCAGGACTCGTTGACGGCCATCGCGGCCACGATGGCGCGCTTCCACGAGCGCACCGACCGGTCGCGCCAAATCGACGCCTCGGCCACGGTGGGAGCGGTCGGCGCGCGATGGCAGGAGAATCTGTCGGAGCTGCGCCGCTACGTGGGAACCGTGGTCGGGCCCGAGCCATTGGCCGAGATCGAACGTCTTGCCGTCCAGTTCATTTCCGGGCGGGCGGAGCTGTTCGCCGAACGGATCGCCGAGCGCCGCATCGTCGACGGGCACGGCGACCTCCTGGCCGACGACGTCTTCTGCCCCGACCGTGGCCCAGTGCTGTTGGATTGCTTGGAGTTCGACGACGGACTGCGCCATGTCGACTGCATCGACGACGTCGCCTTCCTGGCGATGGACCTGGAGTTCCTCGAGCGAAAGGACCTGGCGGACTTCTTCCTCGCCGAATATCGCCGGCAGTCGGGCGACGTCGCGCACGCCGCGTTGGCCGACTTCTACGTGGCCTACCGCGCCGTCGTGCGCGCCAAGATCGATTGCATCAGGGTCGACCAGGGTCACGGGGCCGCGGAAGTCGACGCTCGTCGCCATCTCGACATCGCCGTGAACCACCTTCAGACGGGCACGGTTCGACTCGTGCTGGTTGGCGGCGGACCGGGGAGCGGTAAGACCACACTGGCCCGCGCACTCGGTGAATCGATGGGAGCCCGGGTCATCTCGACCGACGACGTGCGCCAGGAACTCCGCGAAGTAGGCGAGATCGCCGGCGTCGTCGGCATCCCGGACGCCGGCCTCTACGGTGACGAGAACGTGGCGGCGGTCTACGACGAAGTCCTGCACCGGGCGGCAGTGACGCTGGCCCGCGGTCGGTCGGTCGTCCTCGACGGGACGTGGCGTGACCCCGGCCAGCGTCAGGGTGCGCGCGACGTGGCGCGCCAACACTTTTGTCCCGTCGTGGAACTCGCGTGTACGGTACCTCTGCTCGAGGCGCAGCGGCGCATCGCCACTCGGGTGGGAACCAACTCCGATGCCACTCCGCGCATCGCCGGTCTCCTCGAGGCCGAGGGCGATGACTGGAGCGAGTTCCATCACATCGATACCCATGGGCCGCTGCGTGATTCGGTCGCCGAGGCGCAGCAGATCTGCTGCCTTGCCATCTGA
- a CDS encoding Acg family FMN-binding oxidoreductase has product MPQTAVAYEVIEAAVQLACRAPSYHNSQPWRWVADGSTLDLHLERDRLVTTDRSGREALISCGAVLDHLRVAMAAAGWTANVDYFPNPNKTTHLATVDFSAMPFVTDGHRHRADAILQRRTDRLPFAPVPDWAALEDLLRRALDDDGAVMDVLRDDARPQLAEASQLTESLRLYDSSYHQELSWWTSPFDVTDGIPQSALVSAAESDRVDVGRTFPVTRHAERRLEVPEDRSTIVALSAVADDHGDILRCGEALSALLLEATLAGMATCTLTHLTEVAASRDIVSGLIGRPYPQALIRIGLAPSLDEIPPPTPRRPLSDVLKFSLRDDRGRL; this is encoded by the coding sequence ATGCCGCAGACCGCGGTCGCGTACGAGGTCATTGAAGCCGCTGTCCAGCTGGCCTGCCGCGCGCCGTCCTACCACAACAGCCAACCCTGGCGGTGGGTCGCGGACGGAAGCACGCTCGACTTGCACCTGGAGCGCGACCGTCTGGTCACCACCGACCGTTCGGGCCGGGAGGCGTTGATCAGCTGCGGTGCCGTCCTCGACCATCTACGGGTCGCCATGGCCGCCGCCGGGTGGACGGCCAACGTCGACTACTTCCCAAATCCGAACAAGACCACGCACCTGGCGACCGTCGACTTCTCCGCGATGCCGTTCGTCACCGACGGCCACCGTCACCGGGCCGACGCGATCCTGCAGCGACGCACCGACCGCCTGCCGTTCGCACCCGTTCCCGATTGGGCCGCCCTCGAGGATCTGCTGCGTCGCGCGCTCGACGACGACGGGGCCGTCATGGACGTCCTGCGCGACGACGCCCGGCCTCAGCTCGCCGAGGCATCTCAGCTGACCGAGTCGCTGCGTCTCTATGATTCGTCCTATCACCAAGAATTATCCTGGTGGACATCGCCTTTCGACGTAACCGACGGAATACCGCAGAGCGCCCTGGTATCAGCGGCCGAAAGTGACCGCGTCGACGTCGGTCGAACGTTTCCGGTGACCCGACACGCCGAACGCCGCCTCGAGGTGCCCGAGGACCGCTCCACGATCGTCGCGCTGTCGGCCGTGGCCGATGACCACGGGGACATTCTGCGCTGCGGCGAGGCGCTCTCCGCACTACTCCTCGAGGCCACCCTCGCCGGGATGGCCACCTGCACGTTGACCCACCTGACCGAGGTCGCCGCGAGTCGCGACATCGTCAGCGGTCTGATCGGGCGCCCGTACCCGCAGGCGCTGATCCGGATTGGCCTGGCTCCGTCGCTCGATGAAATCCCGCCGCCCACGCCGCGTCGTCCCCTCTCCGACGTCCTGAAGTTCTCTCTGCGGGATGACAGGGGTCGTCTCTAG
- a CDS encoding universal stress protein, producing MQDTHQPSPCVVVGIDGSRAGVTAALWAVDEAVQRDVPLRLLYAIEPSADSDEHPDVAARRLATAELAIRYAFAAVEAADEPVKIEVEILQERPTVALLRASRTAAMLCVGAIGLRHTAMGRLGSTAAMLASSAQCPVAIIRGTEAGIVPPRPVVVEVDEMISCTNVLQLGIAEARLRGAPLRVLTTWQSRFTDIHDARAVSDGNRRAKAQLDRRLSWWIRRNPDVDIKPVVAHCSTLNYLSNNAKKIQLVVVGRERSRGLGDVVGAGVEVALHDSGCSVLVCEPHNAL from the coding sequence ATGCAGGACACGCACCAACCCTCACCGTGCGTAGTGGTCGGCATCGACGGATCTCGGGCAGGGGTCACGGCTGCGCTCTGGGCCGTCGACGAAGCCGTGCAACGTGACGTGCCGCTTCGGCTGCTCTACGCGATCGAGCCGAGTGCCGACAGCGACGAGCACCCGGACGTCGCCGCCCGTAGGTTGGCCACCGCCGAGCTGGCGATCCGCTATGCATTCGCCGCCGTCGAGGCCGCCGACGAGCCGGTGAAGATCGAGGTGGAGATCCTGCAGGAGCGGCCGACCGTGGCGTTGCTGAGGGCCTCGAGAACGGCGGCGATGCTCTGCGTGGGTGCCATCGGGCTCAGGCACACGGCCATGGGCCGGCTCGGTTCGACCGCGGCCATGCTGGCCTCGTCGGCGCAATGCCCGGTCGCCATCATCCGCGGCACCGAAGCCGGTATCGTCCCGCCGCGTCCCGTGGTCGTCGAAGTCGACGAGATGATCTCCTGCACCAACGTCTTGCAGCTCGGCATCGCCGAGGCGCGGCTGCGCGGCGCACCGTTGCGCGTGCTCACCACGTGGCAGTCCAGGTTCACCGACATCCACGATGCGCGCGCCGTCAGCGACGGAAACCGCCGCGCGAAGGCCCAACTCGACCGGCGCCTCTCCTGGTGGATCCGTAGAAACCCCGACGTCGACATCAAACCGGTGGTCGCGCACTGCAGCACGCTGAACTACTTGAGCAACAACGCCAAGAAGATTCAGTTGGTCGTGGTCGGGCGTGAGCGGTCACGCGGGCTCGGCGACGTGGTGGGCGCCGGCGTCGAAGTCGCCCTCCACGATTCTGGTTGCTCGGTTCTCGTGTGTGAACCGCACAACGCGTTATGA
- the dosR gene encoding hypoxia response regulator transcription factor DosR/DevR, whose protein sequence is MVRVFLVDDHEVVRRGLIDLLSADPELDVIGEAGTVAHAMAQIPALRPDVAVLDVRLPDGNGIELCRDLLSRLPDLRCLMLTSFTSDEAMLDAILAGASGYVVKDIKGMELAKAIKDVGAGRSLLDNRAAAALMAKLRGAAQRSDPLSALSDQERILLDLLGEGLTNKQIAARMFLAEKTVKNYVSRLLAKLGMERRTQAAVFVSKLDRAPQPDR, encoded by the coding sequence ATGGTCAGAGTCTTTCTCGTCGACGACCACGAAGTGGTGCGCCGCGGGCTGATCGACCTGCTGTCCGCCGATCCCGAACTCGACGTCATCGGTGAAGCCGGAACGGTCGCGCACGCGATGGCCCAGATTCCCGCCCTGCGTCCCGACGTCGCCGTGCTCGACGTCCGGTTGCCGGACGGAAACGGCATCGAGCTGTGCCGTGATCTGCTGTCCCGCCTGCCCGACCTGCGCTGCCTGATGCTGACGTCGTTCACGTCCGACGAGGCCATGCTCGACGCCATCCTCGCCGGCGCCAGCGGTTACGTGGTCAAGGACATCAAAGGCATGGAATTGGCGAAGGCGATCAAGGACGTTGGTGCCGGTCGCTCGTTGCTCGACAACCGCGCTGCCGCCGCCCTCATGGCCAAGCTCCGCGGCGCTGCCCAGCGCTCGGACCCCCTGTCGGCGCTCAGCGATCAGGAACGTATCCTGCTAGACCTGCTCGGCGAGGGCCTGACCAACAAGCAGATCGCGGCCCGGATGTTCCTCGCCGAGAAGACGGTGAAGAACTACGTGTCCCGCCTGTTGGCCAAGCTTGGCATGGAGCGACGGACCCAGGCGGCGGTGTTCGTGTCGAAGCTGGACCGCGCGCCGCAGCCCGACCGGTGA
- a CDS encoding sensor histidine kinase, whose protein sequence is MTDPGEDGAARPVRATLSRLRLRELLNEVQERVEQIGEGREKLDGLVDAMLVVTSGLDLAATLRTIVHTAIELIDARYGALGVRGHEHELTEFIFEGIDDDTRRLIGPLPQGHGVLGALIDEPKPIRLNNIVDHPASVGFPPNHPPMKTFLGVPVRIRDDVYGNLYLTEKVSGQPFSEDDEVLAQALAAAAGIAIDNARLYEQSRTRQSWVEATRDIATQLLSGGDPAQVFQLVAAEALKLTGADVALVAVPPGTDLPLADFTELEIVEMAGGDEDVVATTIPVQGTTVGRVFQHRTPHRGNAIDAEFKLFLDDPGPALVLPLRATDTVAGVVIALRRRGAPPFTDEQLDMMATFADQAALAWQHASTQRRLRELDVITDRDRIARDLHDHVIQRLFAIGLALQGTIPRTRSPEAQQRLSDSVDDLQGVIQEIRTTIFDLHAGSAGTTRLRQRLDEAVAQFGGSDVRTTVQIVGPLSVVEPALADHAEAVVREAASNAVRHGGATELSVLITVDDDLSIEVTDNGCGIGENVTPSGLTNLRHRAEDSGGTFSVAKSGARGTVLRWSAPLP, encoded by the coding sequence GTGACCGACCCCGGTGAAGACGGCGCGGCCCGACCCGTACGGGCCACGCTCTCGAGATTGCGGCTCCGCGAACTGCTCAACGAGGTGCAGGAGCGCGTCGAGCAGATCGGCGAGGGCCGCGAAAAACTCGACGGCCTGGTCGACGCGATGCTGGTCGTCACGTCGGGCCTGGATCTGGCCGCGACGCTACGGACCATCGTGCACACCGCAATCGAGCTGATCGATGCGCGCTACGGCGCCCTCGGCGTGCGAGGCCACGAGCACGAACTCACCGAGTTCATCTTCGAGGGAATCGATGACGACACCCGTCGCCTGATCGGTCCGTTGCCACAGGGGCATGGCGTCCTGGGGGCCCTAATCGACGAACCCAAGCCGATTCGGTTGAACAACATCGTCGACCATCCAGCCTCCGTGGGCTTTCCGCCCAACCATCCACCGATGAAAACCTTTCTCGGCGTACCGGTTCGGATCCGCGACGATGTGTACGGCAACCTCTATCTCACGGAGAAGGTCTCGGGCCAACCGTTCAGCGAGGACGACGAGGTTCTTGCGCAGGCGCTCGCCGCCGCGGCCGGAATCGCCATCGACAATGCCCGCCTCTACGAGCAGTCGCGCACCCGCCAGTCATGGGTGGAGGCCACCCGCGACATCGCGACGCAATTGTTGTCCGGCGGCGATCCCGCGCAGGTGTTCCAGCTCGTCGCCGCCGAAGCACTGAAACTGACCGGCGCCGACGTGGCCCTGGTCGCCGTGCCGCCGGGCACCGACCTCCCCCTGGCTGACTTCACCGAGCTGGAGATCGTCGAGATGGCGGGCGGTGACGAGGACGTCGTCGCGACGACGATACCCGTGCAGGGAACCACGGTGGGAAGAGTCTTCCAGCATCGAACCCCGCACCGCGGCAACGCCATCGACGCAGAATTCAAGCTGTTCCTCGACGACCCGGGCCCGGCCCTGGTGCTACCGTTGCGCGCCACCGACACCGTCGCCGGTGTGGTCATCGCACTGCGGCGGCGCGGCGCGCCGCCGTTCACCGACGAGCAGCTGGACATGATGGCCACGTTCGCCGATCAGGCCGCCCTGGCGTGGCAGCATGCCAGCACCCAACGGCGTCTACGGGAACTGGACGTCATCACCGACCGCGACCGGATCGCAAGAGACCTGCACGACCACGTCATCCAACGGCTCTTCGCCATCGGGCTGGCCTTGCAGGGCACGATCCCCCGTACGCGGTCACCGGAAGCCCAGCAGCGCCTTTCCGATTCGGTCGATGACCTGCAGGGGGTCATACAGGAGATTCGGACCACGATCTTCGACCTGCACGCAGGTTCGGCCGGGACGACACGGCTGCGGCAACGGCTCGACGAGGCGGTGGCCCAGTTCGGCGGGTCGGACGTGCGCACCACGGTGCAGATCGTCGGACCGCTGTCGGTGGTCGAGCCCGCATTGGCCGACCACGCGGAAGCCGTTGTGCGCGAGGCGGCGAGCAACGCCGTGCGGCATGGCGGGGCGACGGAGTTGAGCGTGCTGATCACCGTCGACGACGACCTCTCCATCGAGGTCACCGACAACGGGTGTGGCATCGGCGAGAACGTGACCCCCAGCGGGCTGACCAATTTGCGACACCGCGCCGAGGACAGTGGCGGGACGTTCAGCGTCGCGAAGAGCGGCGCCCGCGGCACGGTCTTGCGCTGGTCGGCACCGCTGCCCTAA
- a CDS encoding universal stress protein, giving the protein MTEHSTDRIVVGVDESAASDAAIRWAAREAAMRSVALTLLYAINPAEQAWRVGYARAPLPPAHGELQREEGERVLESARRIAQAAVGSDEQVRIDTEVAVSVPIPTLIDATKDAQMIVVGSRGRGAWRRGLFGSVSTALVHHAHCPVAVIREPADAVGESRGPVVVGIDGSPASELATAVAFDEASWRGAELVALHAWIDSEPPGLPPLAWPNFQSAAEETLAERLAGWNDRYPDVVVHRRVVFDQPARHLLEVAEAAQLLVVGSHGRGGFAGMLLGSVSTTVVHATSTPVIVCRQN; this is encoded by the coding sequence ATGACTGAGCACTCCACCGATCGGATAGTCGTCGGGGTCGACGAGTCCGCCGCTTCGGACGCCGCCATCCGCTGGGCCGCCAGGGAGGCGGCGATGCGTAGCGTCGCCCTGACGCTGTTGTACGCCATCAATCCCGCCGAGCAGGCGTGGCGCGTGGGATACGCGAGAGCCCCGCTGCCGCCTGCCCACGGCGAGCTTCAGCGAGAAGAGGGTGAGCGCGTTCTGGAGTCGGCGCGACGCATCGCACAGGCGGCGGTCGGCTCGGACGAGCAGGTTCGGATCGACACCGAAGTGGCGGTCTCCGTACCCATCCCGACGCTGATCGATGCGACCAAGGACGCTCAGATGATCGTCGTCGGCAGCCGGGGCCGAGGAGCGTGGCGCCGGGGTCTCTTCGGATCGGTCAGCACCGCCCTGGTCCATCACGCGCATTGCCCCGTGGCCGTCATCCGGGAACCGGCCGACGCGGTCGGTGAGAGCCGCGGCCCCGTCGTCGTCGGCATCGACGGTTCGCCGGCGTCGGAGTTGGCCACAGCGGTCGCCTTCGACGAAGCTTCCTGGCGCGGAGCCGAATTGGTGGCCCTTCACGCGTGGATCGATTCCGAGCCGCCGGGCCTGCCCCCGCTGGCCTGGCCGAACTTCCAATCCGCGGCCGAGGAGACGCTGGCCGAGCGGCTCGCCGGCTGGAACGACCGCTATCCCGACGTCGTCGTCCATCGGCGGGTGGTTTTCGATCAACCGGCCCGCCATTTGCTCGAGGTCGCCGAAGCCGCCCAGCTGCTGGTCGTTGGTAGCCACGGTCGCGGGGGGTTCGCGGGCATGCTGCTCGGCTCCGTCAGCACCACGGTCGTCCATGCGACGAGCACGCCGGTGATCGTGTGCCGTCAGAACTGA
- a CDS encoding SRPBCC family protein encodes MRRDLGPALAGAAALYAARRYYRNWGATKQESHARMPGDGLIHEPAAQSTSAEWIDAPIESVWPRVLKATLHQQDADPIRGEIVQLRLTRYRRIAMSVVEGVDGRSLVLRTVPRAVPIDVTWAWSAESRWDDRTRVIVRLRIALRHPGDVFVAEAAGPIIAVLTRRRLAEIGQF; translated from the coding sequence GTGAGGCGGGACCTAGGGCCGGCGCTCGCCGGTGCCGCTGCGCTCTACGCCGCCCGGCGCTACTACCGCAATTGGGGGGCCACCAAGCAGGAGAGCCACGCCCGGATGCCCGGCGACGGTCTCATTCACGAGCCGGCTGCCCAGAGCACCTCCGCAGAGTGGATCGACGCGCCGATCGAGTCCGTGTGGCCCCGAGTGCTGAAAGCCACACTGCACCAGCAAGATGCCGACCCAATTCGCGGCGAGATCGTGCAGCTGCGGTTGACCAGATACCGACGGATCGCCATGTCGGTCGTCGAGGGTGTCGACGGTCGCTCCCTGGTGTTGCGGACGGTTCCCCGAGCGGTCCCCATCGACGTGACCTGGGCCTGGTCCGCCGAATCCCGTTGGGACGACCGGACCAGGGTGATCGTGCGGCTGCGGATCGCGCTACGCCACCCCGGTGACGTCTTCGTTGCGGAGGCGGCCGGTCCGATCATCGCCGTGCTCACGCGGCGGCGACTCGCCGAGATCGGTCAGTTCTGA